A stretch of the Perca flavescens isolate YP-PL-M2 chromosome 10, PFLA_1.0, whole genome shotgun sequence genome encodes the following:
- the rhogd gene encoding ras homolog gene family, member Gd, translating into MQTIKCVVVGDGAVGKTCLLISYTTNAFPEEYIPTVFDNYSAQMSVDGRTVSLNLWDTAGQEEYDRLRTLSYPQTNVFIICFSIGSPSSHANVRHKWHPEVSHHCPNVPILLVGTKKDLRGDAETVKKLKEQGLAPTTQQQGNALSKQIGAVKYMECSALLQEGVREVFAEAVKAVLYPVTKKSPKKCVLL; encoded by the coding sequence ATGCAGACCATAAAGTGTGTGGTGGTGGGTGACGGGGCAGTCGGTAAAACCTGCCTACTCATCTCTTATACCACCAATGCCTTCCCCGAAGAGTACATTCCCACAGTGTTTGACAACTACAGCGCTCAGATGAGCGTAGACGGCCGCACTGTCAGCCTCAACTTGTGGGACACAGCAGGCCAGGAGGAGTATGACCGCCTGCGCACGCTCTCCTATCCCCAGACCAATGTTTTCATCATCTGCTTTTCCATTGGCAGCCCCTCCTCCCATGCCAATGTTAGGCACAAGTGGCATCCAGAAGTGTCTCATCACTGCCCCAACGTGCCCATCCTGCTGGTGGGCACCAAGAAGGACCTGAGGGGCGATGCAGAAACAGTGAAGAAGCTGAAGGAGCAGGGCCTGGCTCCTACTACCCAGCAGCAGGGCAACGCCCTGTCCAAGCAGATTGGGGCTGTTAAATACATGGAGTGTTCTGCTCTTCTGCAGGAAGGTGTCAGGGAGGTGTTTGCGGAAGCTGTGAAGGCAGTGTTGTATCCAGTCACGAAAAAGAGCCCCAAGAAGTGTGTGCTGTTGTAA
- the fhdc2 gene encoding FH2 domain-containing protein 1, with product MLINLTVAIKESRAFHGTQPALPARAPDTVEVTAMEPRPVLVAPPPPPLAPPPPPPPPPPPPPPLPGSSSPFSRADSARRSRLRKLNWERIPKEKVEGRKSVWNGAASGEDEFPIDLHSLDELFGQRDNKPQDRTGTLRRRSALLRCRSPQDSSEEISLLDSKRSMNIGIFLRQFKMPAKEIVEDIRHGAGGRYGVEKLTELCKLLPDNDEESRLRRFSGERSWLGEPDLFLLLLVEVPSFRLRLDAMILQQEFDPAVTSLCVAARCLREAARELLSCPELHSILRLVLKAGNYMNAGGYAGNAAGFRISSLLKLADTKANKPGMNLLHFVAMEAVKKDQSLLSFPSQIGHVGSASRLSEESVLEDLFKLKSRVVALKANIHNEAEIQQHTQAFLEVAEERLKEAEDEVEGMRMSSQALVEFFCEDDSTFKLEEACRVFHSFCLRFQRAVQENAERELKEQKRLERQREMGEKRRSLAVCTGLDLGLSLAREPQSQENPDELEKLLEKNLSYTWSRRSLRASESRRHSHYFHNDTHLHNSSMFKNYPELGSSPTSASYHSNSSSDHETTAVLCSSPETDGTCSPIDQEPVLGGGSRSQHSRATNRSREAVQDSHVSIFSHSQHGRGFPVKQKGPESISYVLHGQSKTTGLEKKSEILHERVVSRTTESSPSSCTNSAAMPTDKTALGVKNQTPTHRHRFGLPVTDNTRPVQSSSNGSRVDESVSRSLQTSGILSHSDTRTGSLRYQRSDSQSQSSVNATESVLSHPQARETPTVTTSGAMPSPDEGLTKHTNTEVASTPAEKNWMPSSLPEFSQSQREEYSDLPSSEGETQRPYSRVGETLECHTLVKGLRSYDALSPPTSPLPRPAPSLCSKWRKEREGDLRAGTTPVSPTSKEESRTMKIPVRSGIGAKRGLVSRAGHSNSTGIPRVRSKTEPSNGAPTPANPPTPSRLSSPRSTSMRSTPITQPAAVQTEVKRSNSTRERTVSEPQTSGKPSLTRRTSDRSVPEKVSGITQPAFVRGTPLRVSKRLAPNSETQVPSPPRTAHSPSSATAKTIRTAVISAARNKTAKTTSTSTSVVSSKAPIASRIPGPKIPRATAAPPMWK from the exons ATGCTCATCAACCTGACTGTGGCCATCAAGGAATCTCGTGCCTTTCATGGAACACAGCCTGCCCTTCCCGCCCGTGCCCCTGACACTGTGGAAGTGACAGCCATGGAGCCGCGTCCAGTGCTGGTCGCTCCTCCACCGCCTCCCCTAGCACCTCCACCACCTCCgcctccgcctcctcctccgccCCCACCTCTGCCTGGGTCCTCTTCGCCTTTTAGCCGGGCGGACAGTGCCCGTCGGAGTCGGCTGAGGAAGCTGAACTGGGAGCGCATCCCCAAAGAGAAGGTTGAAGGGAGGAAGAGTGTGTGGAACGGGGCGGCCTCGGGCGAGGATGAGTTccccatagacctccattctcTGGATGAGCTGTTTGGTCAGAGGGACAATAAGCCTCAGGACAGAACCGGCACCCTGAGACGGCGGTCCGCTCTGCTGCGCTGCAGATCCCCCCAGGACAGCTCGGAAGAG ATCTCCCTGTTGGACTCCAAACGCAGTATGAACATTGGAATATTTCTACGCCAGTTCAAGAT GCCTGCTAAGGAGATAGTTGAGGATATCAGGCACGGTGCTGGGGGCCGTTACGGAGTAGAGAAGCTCACAGAGCTCTGCAAATTGCTGCCTGACAATGACGag GAGTCCCGCCTGAGGAGGTTCAGTGGGGAGCGGAGCTGGCTTGGAGAGCCTGATCTTTTCCTGCTGCTGTTGGTGGAAGTCCCCAG TTTTCGGCTGCGTCTGGATGCCATGATCCTGCAACAAGAGTTTGACCCCGCTGTGACCTCTCTCTGTGTGGCAGCCAGATGTCTGAGGGAGGCGGCCAGAG AACTGCTGAGCTGTCCTGAATTACACTCCATCCTTCGCTTGGTGCTGAAAGCAGGCAACTATATGAACGCT GGTGGATATGCAGGGAACGCCGCTGGTTTCCGAATTTCATCGCTGCTCAAACTGGCTGACACCAAAGCCAACAAGCCGGGCATGAATCTGCTGCATTTTGTAGCTATG GAAGCTGTGAAAAAGGACCAGAGTTTACTGTCATTTCCCAGCCAAATAGGCCATGTTGGCTCCGCCTCCAG GTTGAGTGAGGAGTCTGTGCTGGAAGACTTATTCAAGTTAAAGAGCAGAGTGGTGGCACTCAAGGCAAACATCCATAATGAGGCAGAGATTCAGCAGCATACACAAGCTTTCCTAGAG GTGGCTGAGGAGCGTCTGAAGGAGGCAGAGGATGAGGTGGAGGGCATGAGGATGTCTAGTCAGGCTCTAGTGGAGTTCTTCTGTGAAGATGACAGCACCTTCAAACTAGAGGAGGCTTGCAGGGTCTTCCATTCGTTTTGCCTCCGCTTCCAAAGAGCTGTCCAG GAGAATGCAGAGCGGGAGCTGAAGGAACAGAAACGTCTGGAGCGTCAGCGTGAGATGGGGGAAAAGCGCCGCTCTCTGGCTGTTTGTACGGGGCTGGACCTGGGCCTCAGCCTTGCCAGAGAGCCTCAGAGTCAGGAGAACCCAGATGAGCTTGAGAAACTGCTGGAGAAGAACTTGAGCTACACTTGGAGTCGACGAAGCCTAAGAGCCTCTGAGTCCCGCCGGCACTCGCATTACTTCCACAACGACACCCATCTCCACAACTCCTCCATGTTTAAAAACTACCCTGAGCTGGGCAGCAGTCCCACGTCCGCCAGTTATCACTCCAACAGCTCCTCTGACCATGAGACCACCGCTGTGCTTTGTAGCTCCCCAGAGACTGATGGCACGTGTTCCCCTATCGACCAAGAACCTGTTTTGGGTGGAGGGAGCAGGTCTCAGCATAGCCGAGCAACTAACCGGAGCAGGGAAGCAGTTCAGGACTCGCACGTTTCCATATTTAGTCACTCTCAGCATGGACGTGGCTTCCCAGTCAAGCAGAAAGGGCCTGAGAGCATTTCGTATGTGCTGCACGGCCAGTCGAAGACAACAGGactagaaaaaaaatctgagatTTTACATGAACGCGTGGTTTCCAGGACCACTGAATCTTCACCCAGTTCCTGCACAAACTCTGCTGCTATGCCCACAGATAAAACTGCCCTTGGTGTTAAAAACCAGACCCCCACTCACAGGCATAGGTTTGGCCTGCCAGTGACAGACAATACAAGGCCTGTTCAGAGTAGCTCGAACGGTTCTCGTGTTGATGAGTCTGTATCTCGCTCTCTTCAAACAAGTGGAATACTTTCTCACAGTGACACCAGGACTGGGTCATTAAGGTACCAGAGATCTGAtagccaatcacaatcatctgtAAATGCTACAGAGAGTGTCCTGTCACATCCACAGGCGAGAGAGACACCCACCGTGACAACAAGTGGTGCGATGCCCTCGCCTGATGAGGGCTTAACAAAGCACACTAACACAGAAGTGGCATCCACACCTGCGGAGAAGAACTGGATGCCCTCCAGTCTACCAGagttcagccaatcacagcgagAGGAGTACTCCGATTTGCCGAGTTCTGAGGGGGAGACGCAAAGGCCTTACTCCCGTGTTGGTGAAACACTGGAGTGCCACACTCTGGTGAAAGGCCTCAGATCCTATGATGCCTTGTCACCCCCAACCTCCCCACTCCCCCGACCCGCACCGAGCCTCTGTTCCAAATGGAGGAAAGAAAGGGAGGGTGACCTCCGAGCGGGGACAACTCCAGTGTCGCCTACATCAAAGGAGGAGAGTCGAACCATGAAGATCCCTGTGCGTAGTGGAATAGGGGCCAAAAGGGGACTTGTGTCACGTGCGGGACATTCAAATAGCACAGGCATTCCCAGGGTGCGCTCCAAAACGGAGCCTTCAAATGGAGCCCCAACCCCCGCTAACCCACCCACTCCCAGCCGTCTGTCTAGTCCTCGCAGCACATCCATGCGCTCCACTCCTATCACACAGCCTGCCGCTGTTCAGACAGAGGTGAAACGCAGTAATAGCACACGGGAGAGGACTGTAAGTGAGCCACAGACTTCAGGGAAGCCCTCCTTAACCCGCAGGACCTCCGACAGATCCGTACCAGAGAAGGTCTCGGGCATCACCCAGCCAGCCTTCGTCAGAGGAACTCCTCTCCGTGTGTCAAAACGACTCGCCCCGAACTCTGAGACTCAGGTGCCCTCCCCGCCTCGCACTGCCCACAGCCCGTCCTCCGCCACCGCCAAGACCATACGCACGGCTGTCATATCTGCTGCCCGAAATAAAACCGCCAAGACAACAAGCACAAGCACCTCTGTGGTTAGCTCTAAAGCTCCTATAGCTTCACGGATACCTGGTCCCAAAATCCCCCGAGCCACTGCAGCTCCGCCAATGTGGAAGTGA